The proteins below come from a single Metarhizium brunneum chromosome 1, complete sequence genomic window:
- the AGP2_1 gene encoding General amino acid permease AGP2 → MASTGVDRPAPPSYSDQEKAAVLGGKLNDGSHAEPVTSRRLSLSSGSKHDATHRQLKSRHIQLIGIGGTIGTALYVQIGKGLLNGGPGSLFIAFSFWCTFVLAITLCMAEMVTYLPLSSPFIRFAGRYVDEAFGFAAGWNFFVLEAALVPFEVVACNFILHFWTEAIPTAAVIVIVIVLYALINLLAVKWYGESEFWAAIGKVVLIVGLIIFTFIVMVGGNPKGDRFGFRFWNDPGAFAPLYYEGSLGQWLGFLQCLIQAAFTIAGPDYVSMAAGEAENPRKVMPRAYNAVFYRLTAFFVLGSLCVGILVPYNDKELTAAFKNSAPGAAGSPYVIAMNRLGITVLPHIVNAMVLTAAFSAGNSYVYCASRSLYGLALEGKAPKFMARCTRKGVPIYCVGFVLLFALLAFLQLSENAAVVLDWLVSLVTASQLINFSCVCVSYLCFYRALQVQGISRDSLPYKAWLMPYGAYYALVATVIMVFVGGYPVFLPGRWSVADFLFSYTMLAVFPALYIGYKVIHKTKILKPEEIDLVKDLDTIEDYERNYIPQPPANRFEKMLDLLFG, encoded by the exons ATGGCTTCAACCGGCGTCGACCGCCCTGCGCCGCCAAGCTACTCTGACCAGGAGAAAGCTGCTGTCCTTGGTGGTAAGCTGAATGACGGTTCCCATGCTGAGCCAGTGACTTCCCGCCGACTCTCTCTGTCTTCCGGTTCAAAGCACGACGCTACTCATCGCCAGCTCAAGTCCCGGCATATCCAACTCATCGGTATTGGTGGCACCATTGGCACCGCCCTCTAT GTTCAAATCGGCAAAGGCCTTTTAAATGGCGGCCCTGGCAGCTTGTTCATTGCCTTTAGTTTTTGGTGCACCTTTGTTCTCGCCATCACTTTGTGCATGGCCGAAATGGTGACTTACCTGCCCCTCTCATCGCCCTTTATCCGGTTTGCTGGTCGCTATGTGGACGAGGCCTTTGGATTCGCCGCTGGCTGGAATTTCTTCGTCCTGGAGGCTGCCCTGGTACCGTTTGAGGTCGTAGCCTGCAATTTCATTCTTCACTTTTGGACCGAGGCCATACCCACAGCTGCCGTTATAGTCATTGTCATTGTCCTGTATGCTCTGATTAACCTCCTGGCCGTCAAGTGGTACGGCGAGTCGGAGTTTTGGGCCGCCATCGGCAAGGTGGTGCTGATTGTAGggctcatcatcttcacctTTATTGTAATGGTTGGCGGTAATCCCAAAGGGGACCGCTTCGGATTCCGCTTCTGGAACGACCCTGGTGCTTTTGCTCCTCTTTACTACGAGGGTTCTCTGGGACAATGGCTAGGCTTCTTGCAGTGTTTGATCCAGGCTGCTTTTACCATTGCCGGTCCCGATTACGTTTCCATGGCTGCTGGCGAGGCTGAGAACCCGCGAAAGGTCATGCCTCGCGCCTACAATGCCGTCTTCTATCGACTAACGGCCTTTTTTGTCCTTGGGTCTCTATGCGTCGGCATCCTTGTCCCGTACAACGACAAGGAGCTGACGGCGGCCTTCAAGAACTCTGCCCCGGGAGCAGCCGGCTCGCCGTATGTCATTGCCATGAACCGTCTGGGCATCACTGTCCTACCTCACATCGTCAACGCCATGGTGCTGACAGCTGCCTTTTCTGCGGGCAACTCGTACGTCTACTGTGCGTCCCGTTCCTTGTACGGGCTGGCACTGGAAGGCAAGGCCCCCAAGTTCATGGCGAGATGCACTAGGAAGGGCGTACCCATTTACTGCGTCGGCTTTGTGCTGTTGTTTGCCCTCCTTGCCTTCCTTCAGCTGTCGGAAAACGCAGCCGTGGTGCTGGACTGGCTTGTCTCGCTGGTCACGGCTTCGCAGCTCATCAATTTCAGCTGCGTATGCGTATCATACCTCTGCTTTTACCGCGCTCTCCAAGTCCAGGGGATAAGCCGCGACTCCCTGCCCTATAAGGCGTGGTTGATGCCCTACGGCGCGTACTATGCGCTCGTGGCCACTGTCATCATGGTGTTTGTGGGAGGATATCCAGTGTTTCTGCCGGGCCGATGGAGCGTGGCCGACTTTTTGTTCTC ATACACCATGCTTGCTGTATTTCCTGCCCTCTACATTGGATACAAAGTCATCCACAAGACGAAAATTCTCAAACCGGAGGAAATTGATCTGGTCAAGGACCTGGACACCATTGAGGACTATGAGCGCAATTATATTCCTCAACCGCCAGC GAACCGATTTGAAAAGATGCTAGACCTGTTGTTTGGATAG